In the genome of Methanobrevibacter sp., one region contains:
- a CDS encoding F420-nonreducing hydrogenase, with product MADKARVGTMWLGACSGCHLSIADFHESLLDVLELAQFEFSPVLCDTKYDEVPELDVLIVEGGIRNEENRELAEMLREKAGLVIAYGTCACYGGIPGLGNLHTVEELTTEGYINSCSTVNPEGIIPNEDVPALESRVRPLGEVIQVDLAIPGCPPKSDVVAEAILTLLNGGTIELPTTNLCEVCPREKPPAGLAMDFIKRQFEVGKPEDDLCLIAQGLVCMGPATVSLCGAQCPSIAIPCRGCYGPTAKVNDAGAKMISAIASDYGINEDKTVDPEQVADQLDDIVGTFYTYTLPAALVPAKMQKGGK from the coding sequence ATGGCAGATAAAGCTAGAGTAGGAACTATGTGGCTCGGAGCATGTTCCGGTTGTCACTTATCCATTGCGGATTTTCACGAATCTTTATTAGATGTTTTAGAATTAGCACAATTCGAATTTTCACCAGTATTATGTGATACTAAATATGATGAAGTACCTGAATTAGACGTACTCATTGTAGAAGGTGGAATTAGAAACGAAGAAAACAGAGAATTAGCAGAAATGTTAAGAGAAAAAGCTGGCCTCGTTATTGCATATGGTACTTGCGCATGCTATGGTGGTATTCCTGGTCTCGGTAACTTACACACCGTTGAAGAATTAACCACTGAAGGTTACATTAACTCATGCAGTACCGTCAACCCAGAAGGTATTATTCCTAATGAAGACGTACCTGCATTAGAAAGCAGAGTAAGACCATTAGGTGAAGTAATCCAAGTTGATTTAGCAATTCCTGGTTGCCCTCCAAAATCTGACGTAGTAGCTGAAGCTATTCTTACCTTATTAAATGGAGGAACTATCGAATTACCAACCACTAACCTTTGTGAAGTATGTCCTAGAGAAAAACCACCTGCTGGTCTCGCTATGGACTTCATTAAAAGACAATTTGAAGTTGGTAAACCAGAAGATGACTTATGTTTAATTGCTCAAGGTTTAGTATGTATGGGACCTGCAACCGTATCCTTATGTGGTGCACAATGCCCAAGTATTGCTATCCCATGTAGAGGTTGTTACGGACCTACTGCTAAAGTAAACGATGCAGGTGCAAAAATGATTTCTGCGATTGCATCTGACTACGGTATTAACGAAGATAAAACCGTAGACCCTGAACAAGTAGCTGATCAATTAGATGACATTGTAGGTACTTTCTACACTTACACTTTACCAGCTGCTTTAGTCCCTGCTAAAATGCAAAAAGGAGGAAAATAA